A region from the Pelodiscus sinensis isolate JC-2024 chromosome 11, ASM4963464v1, whole genome shotgun sequence genome encodes:
- the KAT5 gene encoding histone acetyltransferase KAT5 isoform X3 gives MAEVGEVTEGCRLPVLRRNQDNEDEWPLAEILSVKDISGRKLFYVHYIDFNKRLDEWVTHDRLDLKKIQFPKKEAKTPTKNGLPGSRPSSPEREVRKTLDLSLQPASAPASGKTLPIPVQITLRFNLPKEREAVPGEPDQPLSSSSCVQPNHRTTKRKVEVVSPATPVPASTETTQASVFPQNGSARRAVAAQPGRKRKSNCLGTDEDSQDSSDGIPSAPRMTGSLVSDRSHDDIITRMKNIECIELGRHRLKPWYFSPYPQELTTLPVLYLCEFCLKYVKSLKCLQRHLTKCDLRHPPGNEIYRKGTISFFEIDGRKNKSYSQNLCLLAKCFLDHKTLYYDTDPFLFYVMTEYDCKGFHIVGYFSKEKESTEDYNVACILTLPPYQRRGYGKLLIEFSYELSKVEGKTGTPEKPLSDLGLLSYRSYWSQTILEILMNLKSENGERPQITINEISEITSIKKEDVISTLQYLNLINYYKGQYILTLSEDIVDGHERAMLKRILRIDSKCLHFTPKDWSKRGKW, from the exons ATGGCGGAGGTG GGAGAGGTGACCGAGGGCTGCCGGCTGCCCGTGCTGCGTCGCAACCAGGATAACGAAGATGAATGGC CTCTGGCTGAAATCCTCAGTGTTAAGGACATCAGCGGCAGGAAGCTTTTCTACGTACATTACATTGACT TTAACAAGCGTCTGGATGAATGGGTTACCCATGACCGGCTGGACTTGAAGAAGATCCAGTTCCCCAAGAAGGAAGCCAAGACTCCCACCAAGaatgggcttcctggctcccggcccagcTCTCCAGAGCGGGAAGTG AGGAAGACCTTGGATCTATCTCTACAACCTGCCTCAGCTCCAGCCAGCGGTAAAACCCTGCCCATCCCAGTGCAGATAACGCTCCGCTTTAACCTGCCTAAGGAGAGGGAGGCTGTTCCCGGGGAGCCTGACCaacccctctcctccagctcctgcGTCCAGCCGAACCATCGGACAACG AAACGGAAGGTGGAGGTGGTTTCCCCTGCAACCCCCGTCCCTGCTTCGACAGAGACCACTCAAGCCTCTGTGTTCCCCCAG AACGGCTCAGCCAGGAGAGCTGTggctgcccagcctggcaggaagAGGAAATCCAACTGCCTGGGCACAGATGAG GACTCCCAGGACAGCTCAGATGGCATCCCTTCAGCCCCGCGCATGACTGGCAGCTTGGTGTCGGACCGCAGCCATGACGACATCATCACGCGCATGAAGAACATAGAGTGCATCGAGCTGGGCCGGCACCGCCTGAAGCCCTGGTACTTCTCACCCTACCCACAGGAGCTCACCACCCTGCCTGTGCTGTATCTCTGCGAGTTCTGCCTCAAATATGTCAAGAGCCTCAAGTGCCTGCAGAGGCACCTA ACCAAGTGTGACCTACGGCACCCACCTGGGAACGAAATCTACCGCAAAGGCACTATCTCCTTCTTTGAGATCGACGGGCGCAAGAACAAG AGCTACTCACAGAACCTCTGCCTGCTGGCGAAGTGCTTCCTGGACCACAAGACCCTGTACTATGACACTGACCCCTTCCTCTTCTATGTCATGACAGAGTATGACTGCAAGGGCTTCCACATCGTGGGCTATTTCTCCAAG GAGAAGGAGTCCACAGAGGACTACAATGTGGCCTGCATCCTAACCCTGCCTCCATACCAGAGGCGAGGCTATGGCAAGCTGCTCATCGAATTCA GCTATGAGCTCTCCAAGGTGGAAGGGAAAACAGGGACACCAGAAAAGCCACTCTCAGACCTGGGGCTTCTCTCCTACCGCAGTTACTGGTCCCAGACCATCCTGGAGATCCTAATGAACCTGAAGTCTGAGAACGGAGAGCGCCCACAGATCACTATCAA TGAAATCAGCGAGATCACCAGCATCAAGAAGGAGGATGTGATCTCCACACTGCAGTATTTGAATCTCATCAATTACTACAAG GGCCAGTACATCCTGACACTCTCAGAAGACATAGTGGATGGGCATGAGAGGGCGATGCTGAAGCGGATCCTGCGCATTGACTCCAAGTGTCTGCACTTCACCCCCAAAGACTGGAGCAAAAGGGGGAAGTGGTGA
- the KAT5 gene encoding histone acetyltransferase KAT5 isoform X1 has product MAEVGEVTEGCRLPVLRRNQDNEDEWPLAEILSVKDISGRKLFYVHYIDFNKRLDEWVTHDRLDLKKIQFPKKEAKTPTKNGLPGSRPSSPEREVRKTLDLSLQPASAPASGKTLPIPVQITLRFNLPKEREAVPGEPDQPLSSSSCVQPNHRTTVRTGAGDTSPISYPQHGLGVATSWDRARSHKLAGVGLGLDLHGKPPRHGAGDSKRKVEVVSPATPVPASTETTQASVFPQNGSARRAVAAQPGRKRKSNCLGTDEDSQDSSDGIPSAPRMTGSLVSDRSHDDIITRMKNIECIELGRHRLKPWYFSPYPQELTTLPVLYLCEFCLKYVKSLKCLQRHLTKCDLRHPPGNEIYRKGTISFFEIDGRKNKSYSQNLCLLAKCFLDHKTLYYDTDPFLFYVMTEYDCKGFHIVGYFSKEKESTEDYNVACILTLPPYQRRGYGKLLIEFSYELSKVEGKTGTPEKPLSDLGLLSYRSYWSQTILEILMNLKSENGERPQITINEISEITSIKKEDVISTLQYLNLINYYKGQYILTLSEDIVDGHERAMLKRILRIDSKCLHFTPKDWSKRGKW; this is encoded by the exons ATGGCGGAGGTG GGAGAGGTGACCGAGGGCTGCCGGCTGCCCGTGCTGCGTCGCAACCAGGATAACGAAGATGAATGGC CTCTGGCTGAAATCCTCAGTGTTAAGGACATCAGCGGCAGGAAGCTTTTCTACGTACATTACATTGACT TTAACAAGCGTCTGGATGAATGGGTTACCCATGACCGGCTGGACTTGAAGAAGATCCAGTTCCCCAAGAAGGAAGCCAAGACTCCCACCAAGaatgggcttcctggctcccggcccagcTCTCCAGAGCGGGAAGTG AGGAAGACCTTGGATCTATCTCTACAACCTGCCTCAGCTCCAGCCAGCGGTAAAACCCTGCCCATCCCAGTGCAGATAACGCTCCGCTTTAACCTGCCTAAGGAGAGGGAGGCTGTTCCCGGGGAGCCTGACCaacccctctcctccagctcctgcGTCCAGCCGAACCATCGGACAACGGTACGCACCGGCGCCGGGGATACCTCCCCCATCTCGTATCCTCAGCATGGTCTGGGCGTGGCCACAAGCTGGGATCGCGCCAGGTCGCACAAGCTGGCCGGGGTCGGGCTAGGTCTGGACTTGCATGGGAAGCCCCCAAGGCATGGTGCTGGGGATTCA AAACGGAAGGTGGAGGTGGTTTCCCCTGCAACCCCCGTCCCTGCTTCGACAGAGACCACTCAAGCCTCTGTGTTCCCCCAG AACGGCTCAGCCAGGAGAGCTGTggctgcccagcctggcaggaagAGGAAATCCAACTGCCTGGGCACAGATGAG GACTCCCAGGACAGCTCAGATGGCATCCCTTCAGCCCCGCGCATGACTGGCAGCTTGGTGTCGGACCGCAGCCATGACGACATCATCACGCGCATGAAGAACATAGAGTGCATCGAGCTGGGCCGGCACCGCCTGAAGCCCTGGTACTTCTCACCCTACCCACAGGAGCTCACCACCCTGCCTGTGCTGTATCTCTGCGAGTTCTGCCTCAAATATGTCAAGAGCCTCAAGTGCCTGCAGAGGCACCTA ACCAAGTGTGACCTACGGCACCCACCTGGGAACGAAATCTACCGCAAAGGCACTATCTCCTTCTTTGAGATCGACGGGCGCAAGAACAAG AGCTACTCACAGAACCTCTGCCTGCTGGCGAAGTGCTTCCTGGACCACAAGACCCTGTACTATGACACTGACCCCTTCCTCTTCTATGTCATGACAGAGTATGACTGCAAGGGCTTCCACATCGTGGGCTATTTCTCCAAG GAGAAGGAGTCCACAGAGGACTACAATGTGGCCTGCATCCTAACCCTGCCTCCATACCAGAGGCGAGGCTATGGCAAGCTGCTCATCGAATTCA GCTATGAGCTCTCCAAGGTGGAAGGGAAAACAGGGACACCAGAAAAGCCACTCTCAGACCTGGGGCTTCTCTCCTACCGCAGTTACTGGTCCCAGACCATCCTGGAGATCCTAATGAACCTGAAGTCTGAGAACGGAGAGCGCCCACAGATCACTATCAA TGAAATCAGCGAGATCACCAGCATCAAGAAGGAGGATGTGATCTCCACACTGCAGTATTTGAATCTCATCAATTACTACAAG GGCCAGTACATCCTGACACTCTCAGAAGACATAGTGGATGGGCATGAGAGGGCGATGCTGAAGCGGATCCTGCGCATTGACTCCAAGTGTCTGCACTTCACCCCCAAAGACTGGAGCAAAAGGGGGAAGTGGTGA
- the KAT5 gene encoding histone acetyltransferase KAT5 isoform X2 — protein sequence MAEGEVTEGCRLPVLRRNQDNEDEWPLAEILSVKDISGRKLFYVHYIDFNKRLDEWVTHDRLDLKKIQFPKKEAKTPTKNGLPGSRPSSPEREVRKTLDLSLQPASAPASGKTLPIPVQITLRFNLPKEREAVPGEPDQPLSSSSCVQPNHRTTVRTGAGDTSPISYPQHGLGVATSWDRARSHKLAGVGLGLDLHGKPPRHGAGDSKRKVEVVSPATPVPASTETTQASVFPQNGSARRAVAAQPGRKRKSNCLGTDEDSQDSSDGIPSAPRMTGSLVSDRSHDDIITRMKNIECIELGRHRLKPWYFSPYPQELTTLPVLYLCEFCLKYVKSLKCLQRHLTKCDLRHPPGNEIYRKGTISFFEIDGRKNKSYSQNLCLLAKCFLDHKTLYYDTDPFLFYVMTEYDCKGFHIVGYFSKEKESTEDYNVACILTLPPYQRRGYGKLLIEFSYELSKVEGKTGTPEKPLSDLGLLSYRSYWSQTILEILMNLKSENGERPQITINEISEITSIKKEDVISTLQYLNLINYYKGQYILTLSEDIVDGHERAMLKRILRIDSKCLHFTPKDWSKRGKW from the exons ATGGCGGAG GGAGAGGTGACCGAGGGCTGCCGGCTGCCCGTGCTGCGTCGCAACCAGGATAACGAAGATGAATGGC CTCTGGCTGAAATCCTCAGTGTTAAGGACATCAGCGGCAGGAAGCTTTTCTACGTACATTACATTGACT TTAACAAGCGTCTGGATGAATGGGTTACCCATGACCGGCTGGACTTGAAGAAGATCCAGTTCCCCAAGAAGGAAGCCAAGACTCCCACCAAGaatgggcttcctggctcccggcccagcTCTCCAGAGCGGGAAGTG AGGAAGACCTTGGATCTATCTCTACAACCTGCCTCAGCTCCAGCCAGCGGTAAAACCCTGCCCATCCCAGTGCAGATAACGCTCCGCTTTAACCTGCCTAAGGAGAGGGAGGCTGTTCCCGGGGAGCCTGACCaacccctctcctccagctcctgcGTCCAGCCGAACCATCGGACAACGGTACGCACCGGCGCCGGGGATACCTCCCCCATCTCGTATCCTCAGCATGGTCTGGGCGTGGCCACAAGCTGGGATCGCGCCAGGTCGCACAAGCTGGCCGGGGTCGGGCTAGGTCTGGACTTGCATGGGAAGCCCCCAAGGCATGGTGCTGGGGATTCA AAACGGAAGGTGGAGGTGGTTTCCCCTGCAACCCCCGTCCCTGCTTCGACAGAGACCACTCAAGCCTCTGTGTTCCCCCAG AACGGCTCAGCCAGGAGAGCTGTggctgcccagcctggcaggaagAGGAAATCCAACTGCCTGGGCACAGATGAG GACTCCCAGGACAGCTCAGATGGCATCCCTTCAGCCCCGCGCATGACTGGCAGCTTGGTGTCGGACCGCAGCCATGACGACATCATCACGCGCATGAAGAACATAGAGTGCATCGAGCTGGGCCGGCACCGCCTGAAGCCCTGGTACTTCTCACCCTACCCACAGGAGCTCACCACCCTGCCTGTGCTGTATCTCTGCGAGTTCTGCCTCAAATATGTCAAGAGCCTCAAGTGCCTGCAGAGGCACCTA ACCAAGTGTGACCTACGGCACCCACCTGGGAACGAAATCTACCGCAAAGGCACTATCTCCTTCTTTGAGATCGACGGGCGCAAGAACAAG AGCTACTCACAGAACCTCTGCCTGCTGGCGAAGTGCTTCCTGGACCACAAGACCCTGTACTATGACACTGACCCCTTCCTCTTCTATGTCATGACAGAGTATGACTGCAAGGGCTTCCACATCGTGGGCTATTTCTCCAAG GAGAAGGAGTCCACAGAGGACTACAATGTGGCCTGCATCCTAACCCTGCCTCCATACCAGAGGCGAGGCTATGGCAAGCTGCTCATCGAATTCA GCTATGAGCTCTCCAAGGTGGAAGGGAAAACAGGGACACCAGAAAAGCCACTCTCAGACCTGGGGCTTCTCTCCTACCGCAGTTACTGGTCCCAGACCATCCTGGAGATCCTAATGAACCTGAAGTCTGAGAACGGAGAGCGCCCACAGATCACTATCAA TGAAATCAGCGAGATCACCAGCATCAAGAAGGAGGATGTGATCTCCACACTGCAGTATTTGAATCTCATCAATTACTACAAG GGCCAGTACATCCTGACACTCTCAGAAGACATAGTGGATGGGCATGAGAGGGCGATGCTGAAGCGGATCCTGCGCATTGACTCCAAGTGTCTGCACTTCACCCCCAAAGACTGGAGCAAAAGGGGGAAGTGGTGA